The following proteins are encoded in a genomic region of Synechococcus sp. CBW1002:
- the mtnB gene encoding methylthioribulose 1-phosphate dehydratase, protein MVAIHQRGWCDGTGGNFSCVRQQEPLQLLMAPSGVDKGSVEPEQLILVDGNARVISGHGKASAETLLHLAIVAEAGAGAVLHTHSQAATLLSSWALGQEERAESGCAALAISGLEMLKGLQGVSTHATTIHIPVLPNDQDLQSLSSAARPHLAQAPHGLLIGGHGLYAWGRDLGEAQRHLEILEFLLEQRWRRLLLQSLMPPMPGREHSDATITQRHDVQKETNHA, encoded by the coding sequence ATGGTTGCCATCCACCAGCGCGGTTGGTGCGATGGAACGGGAGGCAATTTCAGTTGTGTCAGGCAGCAGGAGCCCCTGCAGCTGTTGATGGCACCCAGCGGCGTGGACAAGGGCTCGGTAGAGCCCGAACAGTTGATCCTCGTCGATGGGAACGCACGCGTGATCAGCGGACACGGCAAAGCCAGTGCCGAAACCCTGCTGCATCTGGCGATCGTCGCCGAGGCTGGCGCCGGGGCCGTGCTGCACACCCACTCCCAGGCGGCCACCCTGCTTTCATCCTGGGCTCTGGGCCAGGAGGAGAGGGCGGAATCAGGCTGCGCTGCATTGGCGATCAGCGGCCTGGAGATGCTCAAAGGCCTGCAAGGCGTCAGCACCCACGCCACCACCATTCACATCCCCGTGCTTCCCAACGATCAGGACCTGCAGTCCCTCAGCTCAGCCGCTCGGCCACACCTGGCCCAGGCACCGCATGGGCTGTTGATCGGAGGTCACGGGCTCTACGCCTGGGGCAGGGATCTGGGCGAGGCCCAGCGCCATCTTGAGATCCTCGAATTTCTTCTCGAACAGCGGTGGCGACGCCTGCTGCTGCAGAGCCTGATGCCCCCCATGCCCGGCCGTGAGCATTCCGACGCAACCATCACACAGCGACACGACGTTCAGAAGGAGACAAACCATGCCTGA
- a CDS encoding DNA-formamidopyrimidine glycosylase — translation MPELPEVETVRRGLDQQTRGMTVAAVEVRLARTIAHPQPAELFCVALQGCSLQHWQRRGKYLLATLTDRAGVSAGTWGVHLRMTGQFLWLPESAEPCRHTRVRFFDPHGNELRYVDIRSFGQMWWVPPDQAPAEVISGLQRLGPEPFSPEFTASHLQRALQGSSRPIKNALLDQRLVAGVGNIYADESLFEAGIRPHTPAGQLKRPQLERLHGALLRILRASIGAGGTTFSDFRDLTGTNGNYGGVAWVYRRGGEPCRRCGTVLRRDKLAGRSSHWCPLCQQ, via the coding sequence GTGCCGGAGCTGCCCGAGGTCGAAACCGTCCGCCGAGGCCTGGATCAGCAGACCCGCGGCATGACGGTCGCCGCTGTTGAGGTGCGACTTGCGCGCACCATCGCCCACCCCCAGCCTGCCGAGCTCTTCTGTGTCGCACTGCAGGGCTGCAGCCTGCAGCATTGGCAACGGCGCGGCAAGTACCTGCTGGCGACCCTGACGGACAGAGCAGGTGTCAGCGCCGGAACCTGGGGGGTGCATCTGCGCATGACCGGCCAGTTCCTCTGGCTTCCAGAGTCAGCAGAGCCCTGCCGCCACACACGGGTGCGGTTCTTTGATCCACACGGCAATGAACTCCGCTACGTCGACATCCGCAGCTTTGGACAGATGTGGTGGGTGCCACCCGATCAGGCTCCTGCGGAGGTGATCAGTGGCCTGCAGCGACTCGGGCCAGAACCCTTCAGCCCTGAGTTCACCGCCAGCCATCTGCAACGGGCCCTGCAGGGTTCGTCTCGACCGATCAAGAACGCCCTGCTCGATCAACGTCTGGTGGCCGGTGTGGGCAATATCTACGCGGATGAATCGTTGTTCGAAGCTGGAATCCGTCCCCACACACCCGCTGGCCAGCTGAAGCGTCCTCAGCTGGAACGCCTGCATGGGGCCCTGCTGAGGATTTTGCGGGCCAGCATCGGCGCCGGCGGCACCACCTTCAGCGACTTCCGTGATCTCACAGGCACCAATGGGAACTATGGCGGTGTGGCCTGGGTCTATCGACGCGGCGGCGAACCCTGCCGCCGCTGCGGCACCGTGCTGCGCCGCGACAAGCTGGCCGGGCGCAGCAGCCACTGGTGCCCGCTCTGCCAGCAGTGA